Proteins from a genomic interval of Calorimonas adulescens:
- the rnc gene encoding ribonuclease III: protein MDLSDYNILEKDIGYKFKNKSLLKLALTHSSYANEQKEDGSNERLEFLGDSVLSLVVSEYIYRQLPEIDEGSLSKLRALIVCEPALAKKARNIKLSSYLRLSHGEELSGGGKRASILADAFEALIGAIYLDGGIESVGSFIKRFVLDDFDEVYRGINGFDYKSRLQEYVQKNNYTISYIVINESGPDHDKTFDVQVTINEKIMGRGVGKTKKEAEQNSAKEALEKLHLI from the coding sequence ATGGATTTGTCGGATTATAATATATTAGAAAAAGACATTGGTTATAAATTCAAAAACAAATCACTCCTTAAACTTGCACTTACCCATAGTTCGTATGCTAATGAACAAAAAGAAGACGGTTCCAATGAACGACTGGAATTTTTAGGAGATTCAGTTCTCAGCCTTGTAGTAAGCGAGTATATTTATAGGCAATTACCTGAAATTGACGAGGGGTCCCTTTCAAAGCTTCGTGCATTAATTGTCTGTGAGCCAGCCCTTGCAAAAAAAGCGAGGAATATAAAATTAAGCAGTTATCTCAGGTTAAGTCATGGTGAAGAACTAAGCGGTGGAGGCAAACGTGCTTCTATACTTGCCGATGCCTTTGAAGCCCTTATAGGGGCGATCTATCTTGATGGTGGAATTGAAAGCGTTGGTTCATTTATTAAAAGATTCGTCCTTGATGATTTTGATGAGGTATATCGGGGAATAAATGGATTTGATTATAAATCAAGACTGCAAGAGTACGTTCAAAAAAATAATTATACTATATCCTATATAGTCATCAATGAATCTGGTCCAGACCATGATAAAACTTTTGATGTCCAAGTTACTATAAATGAGAAAATAATGGGCCGTGGTGTTGGTAAAACAAAAAAAGAAGCGGAACAAAACTCTGCAAAGGAGGCTTTGGAGAAGCTCCATCTAATATGA
- a CDS encoding elongator complex protein 3 encodes MRNRHYTIPIFVPQEGCPFKCIYCNQYTITGSKEDINPDYVEKTINGFLKTIPENSYVEVGFFGGSFTGIPVSRQIELLSVAKKYMESGVVKGIRLSTRPDYIDNEILENLQRCGVTAIELGVQSMDDDVLSASYRGHTSEDTMRAVNLIKKYPFKLGLQMMVGLPKDNYYKDIKTAKDIIAMRADFVRIYPTLVIKNTYLEKLYREYRYKPLTIPEAVKICKDIMLLFTANDIPIIRLGLQTSKNINQNSDVVAGPFIPNFGELVESELIQDMILYYLHGDMRGKVLFFTINPLMMSKFVGYKKQNIEVIKQVLDCELTILLDKQLGEDEIKVEYGDSCDIFNKKKYAMDVIKEGIIDLA; translated from the coding sequence ATGAGAAATAGACATTATACTATACCTATTTTTGTTCCTCAGGAGGGTTGCCCGTTCAAGTGTATATACTGTAATCAGTATACTATAACAGGTAGTAAAGAAGACATTAATCCAGATTACGTTGAAAAAACCATTAATGGGTTTTTAAAAACCATTCCTGAGAATTCTTATGTGGAGGTAGGTTTTTTTGGTGGCAGTTTTACTGGGATACCTGTTTCAAGGCAGATTGAACTATTATCTGTAGCAAAAAAGTACATGGAATCTGGTGTTGTAAAAGGTATAAGGTTGTCTACAAGACCTGATTATATTGACAATGAGATATTGGAAAATTTACAACGCTGTGGCGTGACCGCAATCGAACTTGGTGTCCAGTCAATGGATGATGATGTGCTCAGTGCCTCTTACAGAGGACATACATCAGAAGATACGATGAGAGCTGTAAATCTTATTAAGAAGTACCCATTTAAGCTCGGTTTACAAATGATGGTTGGTTTGCCAAAAGATAACTACTATAAAGATATAAAAACTGCGAAAGATATAATAGCAATGCGGGCAGATTTTGTGAGAATATATCCAACCCTTGTTATTAAAAATACTTATCTTGAGAAACTCTATAGAGAGTATAGATATAAACCGCTAACTATCCCGGAAGCGGTAAAAATATGTAAGGATATTATGCTTCTTTTTACTGCCAATGATATACCAATTATAAGGTTAGGTCTCCAAACCAGTAAGAATATAAATCAAAATTCAGATGTAGTTGCAGGTCCATTTATACCAAACTTTGGCGAACTGGTTGAATCTGAACTTATACAGGATATGATACTGTACTATTTGCATGGTGATATGAGAGGAAAAGTTTTATTTTTTACCATAAATCCTTTGATGATGTCTAAGTTTGTAGGTTATAAAAAGCAAAACATTGAGGTTATAAAACAAGTACTGGACTGTGAACTGACGATTTTATTAGACAAACAGCTTGGAGAAGATGAAATAAAGGTTGAATACGGTGATTCATGTGATATTTTTAATAAAAAAAAGTACGCAATGGATGTAATAAAAGAAGGAATTATTGATTTGGCATAG
- the fabG gene encoding 3-oxoacyl-[acyl-carrier-protein] reductase, translated as MLDGKVAIVTGGSRGIGRSTAIKLASLGADVIINYTSRPDAADEVIRLIKGNDGKAIAIKADVSNLHEVKDMMKRVVDTYGKIDILVNNAGITKDNLILRMSEEDWDDVINVNLKGAFNCIKEASRYMIKNRYGKIVNVASVIGVVGNIGQANYAASKAGIIGLTKSAAKELSSRGINVNAVAPGFIDTEMTRVLKDDIKSEMLKAIPLGRFGTPEDVSNVIAFLVSSFSDYITGQVIHIDGGMVM; from the coding sequence ATGTTAGATGGTAAAGTTGCTATAGTAACTGGTGGTTCAAGAGGTATAGGCAGATCTACTGCAATAAAGCTTGCAAGTTTAGGTGCAGATGTGATTATCAACTATACAAGCAGACCTGATGCGGCAGATGAGGTCATAAGGCTAATTAAGGGAAATGATGGTAAGGCAATCGCTATAAAGGCCGATGTGTCTAATCTACATGAGGTTAAGGATATGATGAAACGTGTTGTGGATACTTATGGTAAGATAGATATTCTTGTAAACAATGCTGGAATAACTAAAGATAATCTGATACTCAGAATGAGTGAAGAAGATTGGGATGATGTTATAAATGTAAATCTAAAGGGTGCTTTTAATTGTATAAAAGAAGCCTCAAGATACATGATTAAGAATAGGTATGGGAAGATAGTAAATGTAGCATCGGTTATAGGTGTGGTTGGCAATATCGGCCAGGCCAATTATGCCGCATCAAAGGCTGGTATTATTGGTCTTACTAAATCAGCTGCCAAGGAACTATCATCAAGGGGAATAAATGTAAATGCAGTTGCTCCAGGGTTCATCGATACAGAAATGACTCGGGTTTTAAAGGATGACATAAAAAGTGAAATGTTAAAGGCCATACCGCTTGGCCGGTTTGGCACCCCCGAGGATGTATCAAATGTCATTGCTTTTCTGGTATCATCTTTTTCTGACTATATTACAGGACAGGTTATACATATTGACGGGGGAATGGTTATGTAA
- the acpP gene encoding acyl carrier protein, whose amino-acid sequence MIFDKVREIVAEQLGVESDEITLESSFIDDLGADSLDIVELIMALEEEFDIEIPDEDAEKITTVNDVVEYIKAHTDEAE is encoded by the coding sequence ATGATATTTGATAAGGTAAGAGAGATAGTCGCCGAACAGTTGGGTGTTGAGTCTGATGAGATTACCCTAGAATCTTCTTTTATAGATGATCTGGGAGCTGATTCTTTGGACATAGTTGAGCTTATTATGGCATTGGAAGAAGAGTTTGATATTGAGATCCCTGATGAGGATGCAGAAAAGATAACTACAGTGAATGATGTCGTAGAGTATATAAAGGCTCATACGGATGAAGCAGAGTAA
- a CDS encoding beta-ketoacyl-ACP synthase III: MEHFYSSGIIGIGSYVPEKILTNHDLEKMVDTSDEWITTRTGIKERHIVADDQAASDLATIAALRALEDASIGTADIDLIIVSTNSPDYMNFPATACVVQDNIGAAKAATFDVEAGCSGFIYAVTIADQFIKTGMYKNVLVVATEIMSKITNWDDRETCVLFGDGAAAVLLSRVEEGLGISSSFLGADGSGGKYLLLPAGGSRKPASYETVEKKLHTIHMDGKEVFKFAVRVMGEAALKALDIAGLKPEDVDIFIPHQANIRIIDAAMKRLNLSKEKVYVNIDRFGNTSSASIPIALDELYRNGKLKKGDCILLTAFGTGLTYASMTMRWSK; this comes from the coding sequence ATGGAACATTTTTATTCGTCGGGTATAATTGGGATTGGAAGTTACGTCCCTGAAAAGATTCTTACTAACCATGATTTGGAAAAAATGGTTGATACATCTGATGAATGGATTACAACGCGTACAGGAATTAAAGAAAGGCACATTGTAGCAGATGATCAGGCGGCTTCTGATCTTGCGACAATTGCTGCTTTAAGAGCTTTGGAAGATGCATCTATTGGAACTGCAGATATAGATTTGATTATAGTTTCAACAAATTCTCCTGATTATATGAATTTCCCAGCTACAGCCTGTGTGGTCCAGGATAACATTGGAGCAGCAAAAGCTGCGACTTTTGATGTCGAGGCAGGTTGTTCCGGTTTTATCTATGCTGTTACCATAGCTGATCAGTTTATAAAGACTGGTATGTATAAAAATGTGCTTGTGGTAGCTACTGAGATAATGTCCAAAATAACCAACTGGGATGACAGGGAAACATGTGTGCTTTTTGGCGATGGAGCGGCTGCCGTTCTATTGAGCCGGGTAGAAGAGGGATTGGGTATAAGTTCATCATTTCTTGGGGCGGATGGCAGTGGTGGTAAGTACCTCCTTTTGCCTGCTGGCGGTTCAAGAAAACCTGCAAGTTATGAAACTGTTGAGAAGAAGCTTCATACTATTCACATGGACGGTAAGGAGGTTTTTAAATTTGCGGTTAGGGTCATGGGTGAAGCAGCACTTAAAGCATTAGATATTGCAGGCCTTAAGCCAGAGGATGTAGATATATTTATACCGCATCAAGCCAATATAAGGATTATTGATGCTGCAATGAAGAGGCTTAATCTTTCCAAGGAGAAAGTATATGTGAATATAGACAGGTTTGGCAACACCTCATCAGCAAGTATTCCAATTGCGTTGGATGAACTTTATCGCAATGGTAAATTAAAGAAAGGTGATTGCATATTATTAACTGCCTTTGGTACGGGTTTGACATATGCTTCCATGACGATGAGATGGAGTAAATAG
- the fabK gene encoding enoyl-[acyl-carrier-protein] reductase FabK: MHTKLCDILGIEYPIIQGGMAWVATAELAAAVSNAGGLGIIGAGNATGEFVREQIKKARALTDKPFGVNVMLMSPFAEDVMKVVYEEKVPVITTGAGNPGKYIDKLKGAGIKVLPVVPSVALAKRMEKEGVDAVIAEGTESGGHIGELTTMVLVPQVVDAVKIPVIAAGGIADGRGLVASLVLGACGVQMGTRFVASVECTVNENYKRAIVKAKDRDTIVTGRPTGHPVRVLKNKLTREYEKLEEQGASPEVLEQLGAGKLKAAAVDGDVENGSVMAGQIAGMIESIKPCKDIIDDIIKEAMELLNKMKEWG; the protein is encoded by the coding sequence ATGCATACTAAGTTATGTGATATTCTTGGCATTGAGTATCCGATAATTCAGGGCGGCATGGCATGGGTTGCTACTGCAGAGCTGGCAGCTGCTGTGTCTAACGCAGGTGGGCTTGGTATTATAGGTGCAGGGAATGCGACAGGAGAATTTGTCAGAGAACAGATAAAAAAAGCAAGGGCTTTAACTGACAAACCATTTGGTGTTAATGTGATGCTAATGTCACCGTTTGCTGAGGATGTAATGAAGGTGGTATATGAGGAAAAGGTTCCTGTAATAACTACTGGTGCCGGTAACCCTGGTAAATACATTGATAAACTAAAAGGTGCAGGTATAAAAGTGCTTCCCGTTGTACCATCGGTTGCACTGGCAAAACGGATGGAGAAAGAGGGTGTGGATGCGGTAATTGCAGAAGGAACAGAGTCTGGAGGACATATAGGAGAATTAACCACTATGGTGCTTGTTCCTCAAGTTGTTGATGCAGTAAAAATACCGGTGATTGCTGCAGGTGGGATTGCTGACGGCAGGGGACTTGTTGCTTCACTGGTATTAGGGGCGTGCGGTGTGCAGATGGGGACGAGGTTTGTTGCCTCTGTTGAATGTACTGTTAATGAAAATTACAAAAGAGCAATTGTAAAAGCAAAAGACAGGGATACAATTGTCACAGGGAGACCAACGGGCCATCCTGTGAGGGTATTAAAAAATAAACTGACGAGAGAATATGAAAAGCTTGAGGAGCAGGGTGCATCACCAGAGGTTTTAGAACAGCTTGGGGCGGGCAAGTTAAAAGCTGCTGCTGTTGATGGTGATGTTGAGAATGGTTCAGTGATGGCAGGACAGATTGCTGGTATGATAGAAAGCATAAAACCATGCAAAGATATAATTGATGATATAATTAAAGAGGCAATGGAATTACTTAACAAAATGAAGGAATGGGGGTAA
- the fabF gene encoding beta-ketoacyl-ACP synthase II codes for MEKKRVVITGMGVITPIGIGLDEYWNALKEGKSGIDYITKFDASEYSTRIAGEVKAFDPVDYIDKKEAKRMDRFTQFAVAATSMAIKDASLDLAKEDSERIGVILGTGVGGIETLEDQFRVFYEKGPGKVSPFFIPMMIANMAAGQVAIIFGAKGVNETTISACASATNAIGDAFRFIQNGEADIIITGGAEAPITPTAFAGFCSMKAMSTHNDNPKEASRPFDAERDGFVMGEGAGILILEELTHALRREARIYAEIVGYGLTADAYHITTPAPEGEGAARAMRNALNDAGISPEEVQYINAHGTSTDYNDKFETMAIKTVFKDHAYKLAVSSTKSMTGHLLGAAGGIESVATVLSIYDGFVAPTINYKTPDPECDLDYVPNTGRHIDINYAVKNNFGFGGQNASLIFKKYID; via the coding sequence ATGGAGAAAAAAAGAGTAGTAATTACCGGGATGGGCGTTATAACTCCTATCGGTATTGGTTTGGATGAGTACTGGAATGCTTTGAAAGAAGGCAAGTCTGGAATAGATTATATCACAAAATTCGATGCCTCTGAATATTCTACGAGAATTGCTGGTGAGGTAAAAGCTTTCGATCCAGTTGATTATATAGATAAAAAAGAAGCCAAAAGAATGGACAGATTTACACAGTTTGCAGTTGCAGCTACTAGTATGGCAATAAAAGATGCATCACTGGATTTAGCAAAAGAAGATAGTGAAAGGATAGGTGTAATACTGGGTACCGGCGTCGGTGGAATTGAAACACTGGAGGACCAGTTCCGTGTATTTTACGAGAAGGGGCCCGGCAAGGTTAGTCCATTTTTTATACCGATGATGATAGCGAATATGGCCGCAGGGCAGGTGGCAATTATTTTTGGTGCAAAAGGGGTAAATGAAACTACCATCAGTGCTTGTGCATCTGCAACCAATGCTATTGGTGATGCATTTAGATTTATACAGAACGGTGAAGCTGATATAATAATAACAGGTGGCGCTGAAGCACCTATCACACCTACCGCTTTTGCAGGTTTTTGTTCCATGAAAGCAATGAGTACACATAATGATAATCCAAAAGAGGCTAGCCGACCGTTTGATGCTGAGAGGGACGGTTTTGTAATGGGTGAAGGTGCCGGTATTTTAATATTGGAGGAATTAACTCATGCATTGAGGAGGGAAGCAAGGATATACGCTGAGATTGTTGGTTACGGACTTACTGCTGATGCATACCACATCACTACACCTGCACCAGAAGGAGAAGGTGCAGCAAGAGCCATGAGAAATGCGTTAAATGATGCCGGTATATCACCAGAAGAAGTACAATATATCAATGCTCACGGGACATCAACCGATTATAATGACAAATTTGAGACGATGGCAATAAAGACTGTTTTTAAGGATCATGCTTATAAACTTGCTGTTTCTTCAACCAAATCAATGACAGGACATCTTTTAGGTGCGGCAGGTGGAATAGAGTCAGTTGCAACTGTTCTCTCAATCTATGATGGTTTTGTGGCACCAACAATTAACTATAAAACACCTGACCCTGAATGTGACTTGGATTATGTACCAAATACAGGAAGACATATTGACATCAATTATGCGGTAAAAAATAACTTTGGCTTTGGCGGTCAGAACGCCTCGCTGATATTTAAGAAATACATTGATTGA
- the smc gene encoding chromosome segregation protein SMC → MYLKRLEIYGFKSFAEKTVFDFEKGITCVIGPNGTGKSNLVDAILWVLGSQNPRDLRGGKMEDIIFNGTDKRKPLGFTYVTIVLDNADRLIPIDHSEISITRKFYRSGESEFYINNVECRLKDIVDLFTDTGLGKNGYSIIGQGKIEEILNSRPDEKRGLFEEAAGIVKYKNKRYESLKKLDMTQDNLSRLNDIISELYGRLKPLQEESLKASEYLKLSQRYKTFKINQYLLNYASMEKESTLVGSAISTERDKLENLSARFKEVKIEHDELRGELENLKNDRTSIRTNLYDANTELEKNRGEIKLINLQLSEESKKLDETDQKILGLISEIRKRKAERNELIQKVSNLSSAGLKIDIRLKNYITNMEIISGAIDKISEFHKNVIQRKDLMEREVLIKNNEIKHVNLNISEKINRNNALTERLGKLRSEHETIKQELLRCFNERRSLNRAINTIKNKISQNDRKLNERKDIYLRYIDESNRIKKSIQIINTRIKALEDMKKNNEGLNDGVRYVLGLKDPNVYGFVGELIELDKKYERAIETALGNSVEYIIVKTEDDAKRLITLLKSKKAGRATFIPLSSIKPRKYIKVNSHGFLGRAAELVKYDLIFRDAIEFLLGNIYVYDNVDNAIISSKKYNYSIRAVTLDGDIISPGGLITGGFYKKGYNFLSRENESKKLRKDISESIVKLKDNNERITKLSTDLKSIEENLKNLDDTLFELTNKKSYVDERIRELIHNYKNIGQNISTLSYEIDLNNHEISERYNELNTLEHEIHELESKIEQSVLLDKNFVEVESELKNKYEEIKNKFNDFRIENAHAVAEKDNMEAQLKEIEVRLNEDINSLQLLLNTRSYLRDHIKNLRRNLTDEKVKGQNLSLEIEKFEKEIVEIEQKIVITEEKIRNISSIKENLSNELALVSNNLSDLELKYERIKLGIENLHDRLKDEFNLTIEEALSYRDESIDYKNIQKEINFMKDKLDSLGTININSIEEYKNTKERYDFLLSQYRDVLESKNSLEKIIRETDRIIYDRFNSFLKRANNTFRENFIKLFGGGQASIVLTDADHPDESGIDIIVQLPGKRLQSMSLLSGGERTLVSIALLFSLLQLNPSPFVVLDEIDAALDDANIDRFINFLRQLSREIQFILITHRPGTTDAADVLYGITMEEKGVTKKISIKLSDAANWR, encoded by the coding sequence ATGTATCTGAAAAGACTGGAGATCTATGGTTTCAAGTCATTTGCCGAAAAGACTGTGTTTGATTTTGAAAAGGGGATAACGTGTGTAATAGGACCGAATGGTACAGGGAAAAGTAATCTAGTCGATGCAATCCTCTGGGTTTTGGGCTCACAGAATCCGAGGGATTTACGTGGCGGTAAAATGGAAGATATCATTTTTAATGGTACCGACAAACGAAAACCGTTAGGGTTTACCTATGTTACTATCGTGCTTGATAATGCTGACAGATTAATCCCCATAGATCATTCTGAAATTTCTATAACCAGAAAATTTTATCGTTCAGGTGAAAGTGAATTTTATATTAATAATGTGGAATGCAGGTTGAAGGATATTGTAGATTTGTTTACCGACACAGGTTTGGGGAAGAATGGCTATTCCATAATTGGACAGGGTAAGATTGAAGAAATATTGAACAGCCGTCCTGATGAAAAAAGGGGTCTTTTTGAAGAGGCAGCGGGTATTGTGAAGTATAAAAATAAGAGGTATGAATCACTTAAAAAACTAGATATGACTCAGGATAATTTGAGCCGTTTAAATGATATTATAAGTGAGCTTTATGGGCGCCTTAAACCTCTTCAAGAAGAATCTTTAAAGGCCAGTGAGTATCTGAAGCTTTCCCAAAGGTATAAGACTTTCAAGATAAATCAATACTTATTAAACTATGCGAGTATGGAAAAGGAGAGCACTTTAGTTGGCAGCGCAATAAGCACAGAAAGGGATAAACTTGAGAACCTGAGCGCTCGTTTTAAAGAGGTAAAAATAGAGCACGATGAATTAAGAGGCGAGCTGGAAAACTTAAAAAACGACAGGACATCTATAAGAACCAATCTATATGATGCAAATACAGAACTTGAAAAAAATAGGGGAGAAATCAAATTAATAAACTTACAGTTATCTGAAGAATCTAAAAAGTTGGATGAAACAGATCAGAAAATTTTAGGTCTTATAAGTGAAATAAGAAAAAGGAAGGCAGAAAGGAATGAACTTATCCAAAAGGTTTCTAATCTAAGTTCAGCCGGATTAAAAATTGACATACGGCTAAAAAATTATATCACGAATATGGAAATAATATCAGGAGCTATTGATAAAATAAGTGAGTTCCACAAGAATGTCATTCAAAGAAAAGACCTTATGGAAAGAGAGGTTCTTATTAAAAATAATGAAATTAAACATGTTAATCTGAATATATCCGAAAAAATCAATAGAAACAATGCATTGACTGAGCGGCTGGGCAAACTCAGGAGCGAACACGAGACTATTAAACAGGAACTATTAAGGTGTTTTAATGAAAGAAGAAGTCTAAATCGTGCTATAAATACTATAAAGAATAAGATATCTCAAAATGATAGAAAATTAAATGAACGGAAGGATATTTATTTAAGGTATATAGACGAGTCCAATAGAATCAAAAAGAGTATTCAGATAATAAACACTCGAATTAAAGCATTAGAAGACATGAAAAAAAATAATGAGGGATTGAATGATGGTGTAAGATATGTTCTGGGTTTAAAAGATCCAAATGTTTATGGTTTTGTTGGAGAACTTATTGAATTAGACAAGAAATACGAAAGGGCAATTGAAACTGCCCTTGGTAATTCTGTGGAATATATAATTGTAAAGACCGAAGATGACGCAAAGAGATTAATAACCTTGCTGAAATCGAAAAAGGCAGGTAGGGCAACTTTTATACCACTATCTTCCATTAAGCCGCGCAAATATATAAAAGTAAACAGCCACGGTTTTCTTGGCAGGGCTGCAGAACTGGTAAAATATGATTTGATATTTAGAGATGCCATTGAGTTTTTACTTGGGAATATCTATGTTTATGATAATGTGGATAATGCTATAATTTCTTCCAAAAAGTATAATTATTCCATACGAGCAGTAACCTTAGATGGTGATATTATATCTCCCGGTGGTTTAATTACAGGTGGTTTTTATAAAAAGGGATATAACTTCCTCTCAAGAGAAAATGAGTCAAAGAAATTACGCAAGGATATAAGCGAGAGTATTGTAAAGTTAAAGGATAATAATGAACGAATCACTAAGTTAAGCACCGATTTAAAATCAATAGAAGAAAATTTAAAAAATTTGGATGATACACTATTTGAATTGACAAACAAAAAGTCATATGTGGACGAGCGTATACGGGAACTAATTCATAATTATAAAAATATAGGTCAAAATATTAGTACTCTTTCCTATGAAATTGATCTAAATAACCATGAAATTAGCGAAAGATATAATGAACTTAATACATTAGAACATGAAATACATGAATTGGAATCAAAAATTGAACAAAGTGTTCTACTTGACAAGAATTTCGTTGAGGTTGAAAGTGAGTTAAAAAACAAATATGAGGAGATTAAAAATAAGTTTAATGACTTTAGAATTGAGAATGCTCATGCTGTAGCTGAAAAAGATAATATGGAAGCACAACTTAAGGAGATTGAGGTTAGACTGAACGAAGATATCAATAGTTTACAATTGCTTTTAAATACTAGATCTTATTTAAGAGATCATATTAAAAATTTAAGAAGAAATCTTACAGATGAGAAAGTTAAAGGACAAAACTTGAGTTTAGAGATAGAAAAATTTGAAAAAGAAATAGTGGAGATAGAACAAAAAATTGTTATTACAGAGGAAAAGATTAGGAATATCTCGTCAATTAAAGAAAATTTGAGCAACGAGCTTGCCTTGGTATCGAACAATCTGAGTGATTTGGAATTAAAATATGAGCGTATTAAACTAGGTATAGAGAATTTACATGACAGGTTAAAGGATGAATTTAATCTTACAATAGAAGAGGCTCTTTCCTACAGGGATGAATCGATCGATTACAAAAATATCCAGAAAGAAATAAATTTTATGAAGGATAAATTAGATTCATTAGGAACTATAAACATTAACTCTATAGAGGAATATAAAAACACCAAAGAGCGATATGATTTTTTGCTGTCACAGTATAGGGATGTACTTGAGTCCAAGAACTCGCTGGAAAAAATAATTAGAGAGACAGATAGGATAATATATGACCGTTTTAACAGCTTTTTAAAAAGGGCAAATAATACCTTTAGAGAGAACTTTATTAAACTTTTTGGTGGCGGCCAGGCCAGTATTGTGCTTACAGATGCAGATCATCCCGACGAAAGCGGTATTGATATTATTGTGCAGCTACCTGGTAAGCGGCTGCAAAGTATGTCTCTATTATCAGGTGGTGAACGAACTTTGGTTTCAATAGCTTTATTATTTTCACTTTTACAGTTGAATCCATCACCGTTTGTTGTATTAGATGAAATAGACGCCGCATTGGATGATGCTAATATAGATCGATTCATCAACTTTTTGAGACAGTTATCCAGGGAAATACAATTCATTTTAATAACTCACAGGCCAGGCACCACAGACGCTGCTGACGTTCTTTATGGTATTACAATGGAGGAAAAAGGAGTAACCAAGAAAATATCTATAAAACTTAGTGATGCTGCAAATTGGAGGTAA
- a CDS encoding stage V sporulation protein S, protein MEVLKVSAKSQPKSVAGALAAVLREKNVVEIQAVGAGAVNQAVKSIAIARGYVAPNGIDLIAIPAFSEIEIDGEVRTAIKFIVEPR, encoded by the coding sequence ATGGAAGTATTAAAGGTATCAGCTAAATCTCAACCCAAATCTGTAGCTGGTGCTCTCGCGGCTGTATTGAGAGAAAAAAATGTAGTAGAGATTCAAGCAGTGGGTGCAGGAGCAGTAAATCAGGCAGTGAAGTCCATAGCAATCGCCAGGGGTTATGTTGCACCAAATGGGATAGATCTTATTGCCATACCGGCTTTTTCAGAGATAGAAATAGATGGAGAGGTCAGGACTGCAATTAAGTTTATTGTTGAACCAAGATAA
- the fabD gene encoding ACP S-malonyltransferase, protein MSKIAIIFPGQGAQYPGMGKDLAENFPEAMEVFDIANEALGYDIKKLCFEGPEDELVKTEITQPAILTMSIAAYRILESRGVIPSVTAGLSLGEYCSLVIAGALDFKDAVKLVSKRGKYMQEAVPQGQGGMAAVMGLDRSVVEEICIEASSVGVVEPANINCPGQIVISGELKAIEKAAEIAKEKGAKRVISLAVSAPFHCSLLRPAGEKLSADLRQTEFKKLNIPVISNVTAEYIRDEFEIVDLLIRQVSNPVLWEDSVRLMIKDGVDIFIEVGPGKSLSGFVKKIDKSVSAFNVDNLDSLNNTLSELNL, encoded by the coding sequence GTGAGTAAAATTGCAATAATATTCCCTGGCCAAGGTGCACAGTATCCTGGTATGGGCAAGGACCTTGCGGAAAATTTCCCGGAGGCTATGGAGGTTTTTGACATTGCCAATGAGGCTCTTGGGTATGACATTAAAAAGCTCTGTTTTGAAGGGCCAGAAGATGAATTAGTTAAAACGGAGATTACGCAACCAGCCATATTGACTATGAGCATTGCAGCGTATAGGATACTGGAGTCAAGGGGAGTCATTCCATCTGTAACTGCTGGATTAAGCCTTGGAGAATATTGCTCCCTTGTAATTGCTGGTGCGCTTGACTTCAAAGATGCTGTGAAATTGGTATCTAAACGTGGTAAATATATGCAGGAAGCTGTACCGCAAGGGCAGGGCGGTATGGCAGCAGTTATGGGGCTTGATAGGTCTGTAGTGGAAGAGATTTGTATTGAGGCATCAAGTGTAGGAGTAGTGGAACCAGCAAATATTAACTGCCCTGGACAAATAGTCATCTCTGGCGAGCTAAAAGCGATAGAGAAAGCAGCTGAGATTGCTAAAGAAAAGGGCGCAAAGAGGGTAATAAGTTTGGCAGTGAGTGCACCTTTCCATTGCAGTTTATTAAGACCAGCAGGAGAAAAATTATCTGCGGATTTGAGGCAAACAGAGTTTAAAAAGTTAAATATTCCTGTTATATCTAATGTAACCGCTGAATATATTAGGGATGAATTTGAGATTGTAGATTTGTTAATCAGGCAGGTAAGTAACCCTGTTTTATGGGAGGATTCGGTGCGCCTAATGATAAAAGATGGTGTGGACATATTTATAGAAGTTGGCCCGGGGAAATCATTGAGCGGGTTTGTGAAAAAAATTGATAAGAGCGTCTCTGCTTTTAATGTAGATAACTTAGATTCGCTCAACAATACTTTAAGTGAATTAAATTTATAA